Proteins encoded together in one Halothermothrix orenii H 168 window:
- a CDS encoding amino acid ABC transporter ATP-binding protein, with amino-acid sequence MKTPVLQVNNLKKSYGSHLVLDGISFSLNKGETKVIIGPSGTGKSTLLTCINMLTPADSGEIFLEGTRVTQENIDKVRQQIGFVFQEFNLFNHLTALGNVMLGLTRVQKMKKEKARKVALKCLDDVGLKDKADLYPAQLSGGQKQRVGIARALAMNPKLLLFDEPTSALDPELIGEVLAVMKKLASQGMTMLVVTHELGFARSVSDEIIFMEHGEIIEQGPPEQIFNNPSITRTGDFLGNITTMYNGDGG; translated from the coding sequence ATGAAAACACCGGTTTTACAGGTTAATAACCTCAAAAAAAGCTATGGTTCCCATCTGGTTCTCGATGGTATTTCTTTTTCCCTGAATAAAGGGGAGACCAAGGTTATAATTGGACCCAGTGGTACAGGGAAAAGTACCCTTTTAACCTGTATCAATATGTTAACTCCAGCTGATTCAGGGGAGATTTTCCTGGAAGGTACCAGAGTAACTCAGGAAAATATAGATAAGGTGAGACAGCAGATAGGGTTTGTCTTTCAGGAGTTTAATTTATTTAATCATCTGACAGCCCTGGGGAATGTTATGCTGGGGCTAACAAGGGTTCAGAAAATGAAAAAAGAAAAAGCCAGAAAGGTTGCTTTAAAATGTCTTGATGATGTAGGTCTTAAGGATAAGGCTGACCTTTATCCGGCCCAGCTATCTGGTGGTCAAAAACAACGGGTGGGTATAGCCCGTGCCCTTGCCATGAATCCTAAATTACTCCTGTTTGATGAACCTACTTCGGCTCTGGATCCCGAACTGATCGGGGAAGTTCTTGCTGTTATGAAAAAGCTGGCCAGCCAGGGGATGACCATGCTGGTGGTTACCCATGAACTTGGTTTTGCCAGGTCTGTATCTGATGAAATTATCTTCATGGAACACGGGGAGATTATTGAACAGGGGCCTCCCGAACAAATATTTAATAACCCCAGTATTACACGAACTGGAGATTTCCTGGGAAATATAACCACAATGTATAATGGGGATGGTGGATAA
- a CDS encoding phosphatase PAP2 family protein, which translates to MNTMAKDFLYTLIILLILSSIFWFTGLDIYIQSLFYKEDSGWYLKDHFFWKGLYEYGPVPALAIFLISLILFISGFFIKGLKRYRKITIFIVLLMFIGSGLIVNFIFKDHWGRPRPRDIKEFGGEMEFVHHWVMGNSGKNSSFPSGHASVAFFMFFPYFIWRKHKKTIARFFLVLGTGYGLLMGLARVIQGGHFASDVVWAGGFMYLTGLALYYLLKMNKSIYL; encoded by the coding sequence ATGAATACCATGGCTAAGGACTTTTTATATACTCTAATTATTTTATTGATATTAAGCTCTATTTTCTGGTTTACCGGGCTTGATATATATATCCAGTCATTATTTTACAAAGAGGATTCAGGCTGGTATTTAAAAGATCATTTTTTCTGGAAAGGTCTTTATGAATATGGACCTGTACCTGCTCTGGCAATATTTTTAATATCCCTGATTTTATTTATTTCAGGGTTTTTTATAAAGGGCCTTAAAAGGTATCGTAAAATAACAATTTTTATTGTCCTTTTGATGTTTATTGGTTCAGGGCTTATAGTAAACTTTATATTTAAAGACCACTGGGGGAGACCCCGGCCGCGTGATATTAAAGAGTTTGGTGGGGAAATGGAATTTGTTCACCACTGGGTAATGGGTAATAGTGGTAAAAATAGTTCGTTCCCATCAGGCCATGCTTCGGTTGCATTTTTTATGTTTTTCCCTTATTTTATATGGCGTAAGCACAAAAAGACAATAGCCCGTTTTTTCCTGGTATTGGGGACAGGGTATGGGTTATTGATGGGGCTGGCCCGGGTGATCCAGGGTGGTCATTTCGCCAGTGATGTTGTCTGGGCAGGTGGTTTTATGTACCTGACAGGGCTTGCCCTTTATTACCTGTTAAAAATGAATAAATCAATTTATTTATAG
- a CDS encoding amino acid ABC transporter permease — MKGSLLPLLEGTLVTIELTILSLILGLIVAVPLAFGQIYGNFAIKFLVSIYERVVRSIPLIVILFLVHYGLPRVGIRLTFFVASVVGLGLRSAAYQSQIFRGAIQSIDNGQMKAALSLGMSKLQAFVTVILPQAIRLIIGPWTNEFTIVLKDSSLAYALGVVELLRQGRYIISTSNKPMPVFLTVAAIYFILTIIVNSIFRYTERKLSIPGLGIEE, encoded by the coding sequence ATGAAGGGTTCCCTCCTCCCATTACTGGAGGGGACCCTGGTTACCATAGAATTGACTATTTTAAGCCTGATTTTAGGGTTAATAGTAGCCGTACCCCTGGCCTTTGGTCAAATTTACGGTAATTTTGCTATAAAATTTCTGGTTTCCATATATGAGCGGGTTGTAAGGAGTATCCCCCTGATAGTTATTTTATTTCTGGTTCATTATGGCCTGCCCAGAGTGGGTATCAGGTTGACCTTTTTTGTTGCCAGTGTAGTTGGCCTGGGATTGAGGAGTGCTGCTTACCAGTCTCAGATATTCAGGGGGGCTATTCAATCCATTGATAATGGTCAAATGAAAGCAGCTTTATCTTTGGGAATGTCAAAACTTCAGGCCTTTGTAACAGTTATTTTACCTCAGGCCATTAGATTGATTATTGGACCCTGGACCAATGAGTTCACTATTGTGTTAAAGGATTCATCCCTGGCATATGCCCTGGGAGTGGTTGAATTGCTGAGACAGGGAAGGTATATTATTTCAACCAGTAATAAACCGATGCCTGTATTTCTGACTGTGGCTGCCATTTATTTTATCCTTACCATAATAGTTAATAGTATCTTCCGGTATACAGAAAGGAAACTGAGTATACCGGGGTTGGGAATAGAGGAGTGA
- a CDS encoding glycosyltransferase family 4 protein, producing the protein MVKVLIIEPRKQHLEVLYPQVKFLQEGDCKVYVAVSSETYNLDLIKFLEDDITFIVREKEHLLFFMKKLKKIIQKEGIDLVVMNTLEGSLDLYLYNLFLRNIKTVRVIHNLDFLFENNYSNPLKNYLVKRIMTKVNSKVDYNLVLNKEIYSTARKLNVKNIDYFYPVFFRDFLEEEGITTVKINKSSPVKIGVQGGVYFNRRNYSSLIEGLNGLNIPIKQKVRIYIIGNIATDDGEKLRKIIRANGLDNNFVYFNKYLNYKDYFKLISEMDFLMPLIDRQVGSFSKYNNFKITSTEMMALAFKKPLINSSDFKLPDRYNSVVISYPGSVVSEGFEKAVNLSNIEYKNMVDYYNDFEERDFRKQQERYLKVINKILD; encoded by the coding sequence ATGGTAAAAGTATTAATAATTGAACCCAGGAAACAACACCTTGAGGTTTTATATCCCCAGGTAAAATTCCTTCAAGAAGGGGATTGTAAAGTTTATGTAGCGGTAAGTAGTGAAACCTATAATCTTGACTTAATTAAGTTTCTGGAGGATGATATAACTTTTATTGTCAGGGAAAAAGAACACCTTTTGTTTTTCATGAAAAAATTAAAGAAAATAATTCAAAAAGAGGGAATAGATCTGGTAGTAATGAATACCCTCGAAGGTTCTCTGGATCTTTATTTATATAATTTATTCTTAAGGAATATAAAAACCGTAAGGGTTATTCATAACCTAGACTTTTTATTTGAAAATAATTATAGTAATCCCCTTAAAAATTATCTGGTGAAGAGGATTATGACAAAGGTTAATAGTAAGGTAGATTATAATCTGGTTTTAAATAAAGAAATATACAGTACAGCCCGGAAACTAAATGTTAAAAATATAGATTATTTCTACCCTGTTTTCTTCAGAGACTTTCTTGAAGAAGAGGGTATAACTACTGTTAAGATTAATAAGTCCAGTCCAGTAAAAATAGGTGTACAGGGTGGAGTTTATTTTAACCGTAGAAATTATTCAAGTTTGATTGAAGGTTTAAATGGTCTTAACATACCTATAAAACAGAAAGTCCGCATCTATATTATCGGTAACATAGCGACTGATGATGGTGAAAAGTTACGAAAAATTATCAGGGCAAATGGGTTAGATAATAATTTTGTTTATTTTAATAAATACCTCAATTATAAGGATTATTTTAAACTGATTTCAGAAATGGATTTTTTAATGCCTTTAATCGATCGCCAGGTCGGTAGTTTTTCAAAATACAATAATTTTAAAATTACTTCCACAGAAATGATGGCACTTGCTTTTAAGAAACCGTTGATTAATTCCAGTGACTTTAAGCTTCCTGATAGGTATAATTCTGTGGTCATATCATATCCCGGTTCAGTAGTATCTGAAGGTTTTGAGAAAGCAGTCAACCTTTCCAATATTGAATATAAAAATATGGTAGATTATTATAATGATTTTGAAGAACGTGATTTCAGGAAACAGCAGGAAAGGTATTTAAAAGTAATAAACAAAATACTGGATTAA
- the gltX gene encoding glutamate--tRNA ligase has protein sequence MPDKVRVRFAPSPTGDLHIGGVRTALFNWLFARHNNGDFILRIEDTDAQRSTEESSRQIIKALKWVGLEWDEGPGVGGDYGPYFQSERQQFYQKAIDYLLENDKAYYCYCTPEEIEDMKKEADKRGEPAIYSGKCCNLTEEERKELEKEGRKPVVRLKTPDEGYTVVKDIVRGKVSFENRLLEDLIIMKSDGKPTYNFACVVDDHRMGITHVIRADEHLSNTPKQIMVYKALGYDIPNFAHVPMILAPDRTKLSKRHGATSVDEFMEQGYLPQALINYLLLLGWSPGNNDEIISLDRAIRDFKLDDVSKNPAVYDTKKLTWVNGQYMRSLPLEEIIKHALPLIKEAGFVNFPLNTDEEERLYKIIDAVRERSRTLVELVDGISYFYDDNFEYDEKGVKKHFMKDDTITILENDIDCLKKVEPFNREAIEEIYRARSKDLGVKAARMIHTTRLALSGRTFGPGLFTLVELVGREEAIKRLERALEYVKNKLD, from the coding sequence ATGCCAGATAAAGTTAGAGTGAGGTTTGCCCCCAGTCCAACTGGAGATTTACATATAGGTGGGGTGAGAACAGCATTATTTAACTGGCTTTTTGCCCGTCACAATAACGGTGACTTTATTTTAAGGATAGAAGATACCGATGCCCAAAGATCTACAGAAGAGTCATCAAGACAGATAATAAAGGCCCTCAAGTGGGTTGGACTGGAATGGGATGAAGGCCCTGGAGTCGGAGGTGACTATGGCCCCTATTTTCAATCTGAACGACAACAATTTTATCAAAAAGCCATAGATTACCTTTTAGAAAATGACAAAGCCTATTACTGTTACTGTACCCCGGAAGAAATAGAAGACATGAAAAAAGAAGCGGATAAACGGGGAGAACCAGCTATTTATTCAGGAAAATGCTGCAATCTGACTGAAGAAGAAAGAAAGGAACTTGAAAAAGAGGGTCGCAAGCCAGTAGTCCGCCTTAAAACACCGGATGAAGGGTATACTGTAGTCAAAGACATTGTCAGAGGTAAAGTTTCTTTTGAAAACAGATTGTTAGAAGATTTAATAATCATGAAGTCTGACGGAAAACCTACCTATAATTTTGCCTGTGTTGTTGACGACCACAGGATGGGAATTACCCATGTCATCAGGGCTGATGAGCACCTCTCCAATACCCCGAAACAGATAATGGTCTATAAAGCACTGGGTTACGATATTCCCAATTTTGCTCATGTTCCCATGATCCTGGCCCCGGACCGGACAAAACTCAGTAAACGCCATGGAGCCACTTCAGTGGACGAATTTATGGAACAGGGTTATCTACCACAGGCATTAATTAATTACCTGTTATTACTCGGCTGGTCTCCGGGTAACAATGATGAAATTATCTCCCTCGACAGGGCTATCCGTGATTTTAAACTGGACGATGTATCCAAAAACCCGGCCGTATATGATACCAAGAAGCTGACCTGGGTTAATGGTCAGTATATGAGGAGTTTGCCACTGGAAGAAATTATTAAACATGCCCTCCCTCTTATCAAAGAGGCTGGCTTTGTTAACTTTCCTTTAAACACCGATGAGGAAGAAAGGCTTTATAAAATAATCGATGCTGTCCGGGAAAGGAGCCGGACCCTGGTCGAACTTGTTGATGGAATCAGTTATTTTTACGATGATAACTTTGAATATGATGAAAAGGGTGTCAAAAAACACTTCATGAAAGATGATACTATCACTATTCTCGAAAACGACATTGATTGCCTGAAAAAGGTAGAACCCTTTAACCGTGAAGCTATTGAAGAAATATACCGGGCCCGCAGTAAAGATCTTGGGGTCAAGGCCGCCCGCATGATTCATACCACCAGGCTGGCCCTCTCCGGAAGAACCTTTGGACCAGGGCTTTTTACCCTGGTGGAACTGGTAGGCAGGGAAGAAGCCATTAAAAGACTGGAACGGGCTTTAGAATATGTTAAAAACAAACTTGACTAA
- a CDS encoding O-antigen ligase family protein, which produces MKTTSILDKSIHVCLYIFAIGTMISKAITSFAGGLVVLLWVSKMIIIRDKELKPDPLKWPMAGLFIAVAFSGLDVMDNTTLTEIGTVGLLILFYYAVVNTVNDLKLVRNLSLVSLISLIVASIYGIYQHYYLNYPRVQGFMFSLAFGNVLAMFSIFTLIYLLWGNLNKKKKIYLIFPTILFLVNLLFTKSRGAWLAFLGGTGFLGLIRDRKIILIMLVVLIASFYLLPDSYINRFMSIFDLRNNRSNLGRLALWKGSLLMYRDHFINGVGFGKFSIEYENHYRQPHTATTCHAHNNILQFMAETGSIGLIAFVWLMYSIIKLLYKRYLTIESLNWKLYLLGSLLAVIMFNIQGLTEYNFGDAELNRLFWFLLALNVVIINYFKNSRRVNYNEN; this is translated from the coding sequence TTGAAAACAACCAGTATTTTAGATAAAAGTATTCATGTATGTCTTTATATTTTTGCTATAGGGACAATGATTTCTAAGGCCATAACCAGTTTTGCAGGGGGGTTAGTTGTTTTATTATGGGTAAGTAAAATGATTATTATCCGGGATAAAGAGCTTAAGCCTGACCCTTTAAAATGGCCTATGGCAGGATTATTTATAGCTGTTGCCTTTTCAGGTCTTGACGTAATGGATAATACTACTTTAACTGAAATCGGCACTGTTGGTTTATTGATATTATTCTATTATGCTGTTGTTAATACAGTAAATGATTTAAAGCTGGTTAGAAATTTAAGCCTGGTTAGTTTGATATCATTGATAGTTGCTTCTATTTATGGTATTTATCAGCATTATTACTTAAACTATCCCCGCGTTCAAGGGTTTATGTTTTCCCTGGCTTTTGGAAATGTCCTGGCGATGTTTTCTATTTTTACATTGATTTATTTACTCTGGGGAAATTTAAATAAAAAGAAAAAAATCTATCTTATTTTCCCAACTATTTTGTTTTTAGTAAACCTTTTATTTACTAAATCCAGGGGGGCCTGGCTGGCATTTCTTGGAGGAACGGGTTTTTTAGGACTGATAAGGGATAGGAAGATAATATTAATTATGTTGGTTGTCCTTATAGCATCTTTTTATTTATTACCTGATTCCTATATAAACAGGTTTATGAGTATATTTGATTTAAGAAATAACCGTTCTAATCTGGGCCGACTGGCCTTATGGAAGGGCTCTCTTTTAATGTACAGAGACCATTTTATAAATGGGGTTGGTTTTGGAAAATTTTCAATAGAATATGAAAACCATTATAGACAACCCCATACTGCAACAACCTGTCATGCCCATAACAATATCCTGCAATTTATGGCTGAGACCGGAAGCATTGGGTTAATAGCCTTTGTGTGGCTAATGTACAGTATTATAAAATTATTGTATAAAAGGTATTTAACTATTGAAAGTCTTAACTGGAAACTTTATCTTCTCGGCTCTTTATTGGCAGTAATAATGTTTAATATCCAGGGATTAACTGAGTATAATTTCGGGGATGCCGAGTTGAATCGGTTATTCTGGTTTTTATTAGCTCTGAATGTAGTTATTATTAATTATTTTAAGAATAGCAGGAGGGTTAACTATAATGAAAATTAG
- a CDS encoding ArnT family glycosyltransferase codes for MTKKARIIYSVVVGFSALYNFTLPLHPDEAYYWVWSRNLQLSYFDHPPMVAYLIKMMTLLGQHEFVIRLVSVFCVAGAAYLVYRLAEDMFNSRVAEISLGVFLFMPLVQSGFIVVTPDSPLVFFWTLTFYCFYNYVFREKRKYIYLAGIAAGMLLLSKYTGVLLLGSLFFYLTFSKKRKLFKRPELYAAGVLALLVFLPVIIWNYQHGWASFKFQFSHGVADKKVFNPSALGEFIASQVMVFNPVFATGFLILFIKNIKDVIKNKYLYLLTWPFAFTLLFFVYNSAFKKAEANWAGPAYITAAIILAYWIDKHKLKKFFIAGLIMAIFLIIVMRFPEFIPGYPEQAVLKKDFYGHNFIYSEASQYLGPGIILSDSYQNASEAQFYLKGRPEVYIITQTRYSNYNLWSKEVKENIENGEIKEAIYIGASDKKDELLTYFDDVYLLDRIKYNGRFVQRLFYVYRCYN; via the coding sequence ATGACCAAGAAGGCACGGATTATATATTCAGTAGTAGTTGGTTTTTCAGCACTGTATAATTTTACATTACCCCTGCACCCGGATGAAGCCTATTACTGGGTCTGGAGCCGGAATTTACAGCTTTCGTATTTTGACCACCCTCCTATGGTGGCCTATTTAATAAAAATGATGACTCTTCTGGGGCAACATGAATTTGTTATCAGGTTGGTTTCAGTATTCTGTGTTGCCGGGGCGGCATATCTGGTTTACCGTCTTGCTGAAGATATGTTTAACAGCCGGGTGGCTGAAATAAGTTTAGGTGTTTTCCTGTTTATGCCTCTTGTGCAGTCCGGATTTATTGTAGTTACCCCGGATTCTCCCCTGGTCTTTTTCTGGACATTGACATTTTACTGTTTTTATAATTATGTATTCAGGGAAAAGAGGAAATACATCTATCTGGCAGGTATTGCGGCAGGAATGTTGTTACTTTCAAAATATACCGGGGTTTTATTACTGGGGAGTTTATTTTTTTATTTAACCTTTTCTAAAAAGAGGAAACTCTTCAAACGACCTGAATTATACGCGGCAGGAGTACTGGCCCTTTTGGTGTTTTTACCGGTTATAATCTGGAATTATCAGCATGGCTGGGCTTCTTTTAAATTTCAGTTTTCCCACGGGGTAGCAGATAAAAAAGTGTTTAATCCTTCTGCCCTGGGGGAGTTTATTGCAAGTCAGGTTATGGTCTTTAACCCTGTATTTGCTACAGGTTTTCTGATCTTATTTATTAAAAATATTAAAGATGTAATTAAGAATAAATATTTATATTTACTTACCTGGCCTTTTGCCTTTACCTTACTGTTTTTTGTCTATAACAGTGCCTTTAAAAAGGCTGAAGCCAACTGGGCAGGCCCGGCTTATATTACTGCTGCTATAATCCTGGCTTACTGGATTGACAAACACAAATTAAAAAAATTCTTTATAGCCGGCCTTATTATGGCTATATTTTTAATAATTGTTATGAGGTTTCCGGAATTTATTCCAGGTTATCCAGAACAGGCAGTCCTTAAAAAAGATTTTTATGGACATAATTTTATCTATAGTGAGGCCAGTCAGTACCTGGGTCCGGGGATAATTTTAAGTGATAGTTACCAGAATGCTTCAGAGGCCCAGTTTTATTTAAAAGGCAGGCCGGAAGTCTATATTATTACCCAGACCAGGTATTCCAATTACAACCTCTGGAGTAAAGAGGTTAAAGAAAATATTGAGAATGGAGAGATTAAAGAGGCCATTTATATCGGGGCCTCTGATAAAAAGGATGAGTTGTTAACATATTTTGATGATGTCTATCTCCTCGACAGGATTAAATATAACGGAAGGTTTGTTCAGCGCCTTTTTTATGTTTATCGATGTTACAACTAA
- a CDS encoding FMN-binding protein, translating to MYINKIVKVIMSIMLSMLLLVFMVGCQPEEPRQPQKTETSEFEDGTYTGYSNATEHGYAWAKVTIKDDDITDVKLMEITSKGNEKDYETYQYEPSVKAHEEMPEKFERANSADVENYSGATHSSEKFKQAVERALIQARGGYTGKYFDGTFQGRSDKTEYGYAVALVTIKDDKITDVELKEVNGEGEWKDFSQYDWEPAVEANEEMPERFIEANSYDVDTYSKATQSSIKYKEAVKRALEHARKNPEKEVK from the coding sequence GTGTACATTAATAAAATTGTAAAAGTAATAATGTCTATTATGCTTTCCATGTTGTTGCTGGTATTTATGGTAGGATGTCAGCCTGAAGAACCACGCCAGCCCCAGAAGACAGAGACCAGTGAGTTTGAAGACGGTACCTATACCGGTTATTCTAATGCGACAGAACATGGTTATGCCTGGGCTAAAGTTACAATTAAGGATGATGATATAACTGACGTTAAATTAATGGAGATTACCAGTAAAGGTAATGAGAAGGATTATGAAACTTACCAATATGAACCGTCTGTTAAGGCCCATGAGGAAATGCCGGAGAAGTTTGAAAGGGCTAATTCGGCAGATGTTGAAAATTACTCAGGGGCAACCCACAGTAGTGAAAAATTTAAACAGGCTGTTGAAAGGGCTTTGATTCAGGCCCGGGGGGGATATACTGGAAAGTATTTTGACGGTACCTTCCAGGGGCGGTCTGATAAAACCGAGTATGGTTACGCAGTAGCCCTTGTTACAATAAAGGATGATAAGATAACGGATGTTGAATTAAAAGAGGTTAATGGGGAAGGTGAATGGAAGGATTTCTCCCAGTATGACTGGGAACCGGCCGTTGAAGCAAATGAAGAGATGCCGGAGCGGTTTATTGAAGCCAATTCATATGATGTGGACACCTATAGTAAAGCAACCCAGTCGAGCATTAAATATAAAGAGGCAGTTAAAAGGGCCCTGGAGCATGCCCGGAAAAACCCTGAAAAAGAAGTGAAGTAA
- a CDS encoding basic amino acid ABC transporter substrate-binding protein, which translates to MKKLSIILVTLLLVMLAGIGVSAEKYVVGTSADFPPFEYVEDGEFVGFDMDLIRAIAEVEGFEVEIRDMSFDSLIAALKSGNIDIAIAGMTITEKREKVVDFSIPYYTANQSVIVKEDSDLNLTVLYGDNNVGVQTSTTGDLWVTDNLEKKGILTGKVVRYDTFVLAVTDLVNGNLDAIVLDSPVAERFVDSHPLKEVGIIITGEEYGIVVNEGNKDLLNKINNGIKKLQESGVISKLVGKYFK; encoded by the coding sequence ATGAAAAAATTATCAATTATATTAGTAACACTGTTACTGGTAATGCTGGCAGGGATAGGTGTGTCTGCTGAAAAATATGTAGTGGGGACCAGTGCTGATTTTCCACCATTTGAGTATGTTGAAGACGGGGAATTTGTTGGTTTTGACATGGATTTAATAAGGGCCATTGCAGAGGTTGAGGGTTTTGAAGTAGAGATTAGAGATATGAGTTTTGATTCCCTGATTGCAGCCTTGAAAAGCGGTAATATTGATATTGCAATTGCCGGTATGACCATAACTGAAAAGAGGGAAAAGGTTGTTGATTTCTCTATTCCTTACTATACGGCAAACCAGAGTGTAATTGTTAAAGAGGATTCTGACCTTAATTTAACAGTGCTTTACGGTGACAATAATGTTGGGGTTCAGACCAGTACTACCGGGGATTTATGGGTAACAGATAATTTAGAAAAGAAAGGTATTTTAACCGGTAAAGTAGTAAGATATGACACCTTTGTTCTGGCTGTAACTGACCTGGTTAATGGAAACCTTGATGCTATTGTCCTTGATAGCCCTGTGGCTGAAAGGTTTGTGGATAGCCATCCCCTGAAGGAAGTTGGAATAATAATTACAGGTGAAGAGTATGGTATTGTCGTTAATGAGGGTAATAAGGACCTTTTAAATAAAATAAATAACGGAATTAAAAAATTACAGGAATCTGGTGTGATATCTAAACTGGTTGGTAAGTATTTTAAATAA
- a CDS encoding amino acid ABC transporter permease, whose product MVDFIQLVIQSLPDLIKGLQVTMLLTLVSIVFGFILGIILIIGKLYGFKFISWLCTSYIEIIRGTPLLVQLFILYYGLPPYGIKLTPLTAAIIGFSLNSAAYQAEYLRGSIKSVSEGQLRAAYSIGMGKWQGIFYVVLPQALIKVIPSWTNEFIYLLKYTSLAYIIGAPEMMAQAKLLASRNYEYFKTYLVAAGIYLIVVLFFTSIFNWLEKKYSIPGFGRD is encoded by the coding sequence ATGGTAGATTTTATTCAGCTTGTTATACAATCTTTACCAGACTTAATAAAAGGGTTACAGGTGACAATGTTATTAACCCTGGTTTCCATTGTGTTTGGTTTTATTCTGGGAATTATACTTATAATAGGTAAATTATATGGTTTTAAATTCATTTCCTGGCTCTGTACTTCCTATATAGAAATAATCCGGGGGACACCTTTGCTGGTTCAGCTCTTTATTTTATACTACGGATTACCCCCTTATGGTATTAAACTTACCCCCCTGACAGCTGCTATAATTGGCTTTTCTCTAAATAGTGCTGCCTATCAGGCTGAATACCTCAGGGGGTCGATAAAATCTGTATCAGAGGGGCAGTTGAGGGCAGCCTATTCGATAGGAATGGGAAAGTGGCAGGGCATTTTTTACGTAGTCCTTCCCCAGGCCCTTATTAAGGTGATTCCTTCCTGGACCAATGAATTTATTTATCTTCTGAAATATACATCACTGGCATATATTATTGGAGCCCCGGAGATGATGGCCCAGGCCAAGTTACTGGCCAGCCGAAACTATGAGTATTTTAAAACCTATCTGGTTGCAGCCGGTATTTATTTAATAGTTGTCCTTTTCTTCACTTCTATTTTCAACTGGCTGGAGAAAAAATACAGTATACCCGGTTTTGGCCGGGATTAG
- a CDS encoding GtrA family protein, with the protein MKKIIELFIKFSLVGLSGVVVNMAVYSSLLYFDVYYLVAAVISFIVAVTNNFYWNFIWTFKGRAAHKTVARKYIDFFVISLINFGVNLISLRILVEAFSLHKVLAQLVAIGIASLLNFLGNLLITFKDKK; encoded by the coding sequence ATGAAGAAGATAATAGAACTGTTTATAAAGTTTTCCCTGGTAGGTCTATCAGGGGTTGTGGTCAATATGGCTGTATACTCATCATTGTTATATTTTGATGTTTATTACCTTGTAGCTGCCGTTATCTCTTTTATTGTTGCGGTTACCAATAATTTCTACTGGAACTTTATTTGGACTTTTAAAGGAAGGGCAGCGCATAAAACGGTTGCCAGAAAGTATATCGACTTTTTTGTAATAAGCTTAATTAACTTTGGGGTCAATCTTATTTCATTGAGAATTTTGGTGGAGGCTTTCAGTCTCCATAAAGTACTCGCCCAGCTTGTAGCTATTGGAATTGCTTCTCTATTAAATTTCCTGGGTAATTTATTAATAACCTTTAAAGACAAAAAATGA